One genomic window of Eisenibacter elegans DSM 3317 includes the following:
- a CDS encoding SDR family NAD(P)-dependent oxidoreductase has translation MELHNAHIILTGAASGIGAELLAKLAVYQADIIAVDIDAGALDQQVQELREKPARIHPFVGDLCLPETLDTLFAFAEGRGLRPTIFVANAGFAYYETFDYADWGRMERMMRLNVLSPLYALAKMQALHRATQSPYYVLMTASAMAKLSLPGYALYSASKGALSRFEDAYRFEVRDKGRIGLVYPIATRTNFFKAAHASETPVPFPSQPAERVAAAMLRGIRRNSRAIYPSRLFWVLRFPQALYEWMNYPYQWYYARVLQEWKKRKA, from the coding sequence ATGGAACTTCACAACGCACACATTATTCTGACGGGGGCGGCTTCGGGCATTGGCGCAGAGCTATTGGCCAAGTTGGCAGTTTATCAGGCCGATATTATTGCAGTCGACATTGATGCAGGAGCGCTCGACCAACAGGTTCAGGAGTTGCGCGAAAAACCGGCGCGGATACATCCCTTCGTAGGCGATCTTTGCCTTCCGGAAACGCTCGATACTTTATTTGCTTTTGCTGAAGGCCGAGGGCTTCGGCCTACTATTTTTGTTGCCAATGCGGGTTTTGCTTATTACGAAACCTTCGATTATGCGGATTGGGGGCGGATGGAGCGGATGATGCGACTCAATGTACTCTCGCCCCTCTATGCCTTGGCCAAGATGCAAGCACTCCACCGCGCCACACAAAGCCCTTATTATGTATTGATGACAGCCTCGGCCATGGCCAAACTCAGCCTGCCGGGCTATGCCTTGTACTCGGCCAGTAAAGGGGCTCTTTCTCGTTTTGAGGATGCCTATCGTTTTGAGGTACGCGATAAAGGGCGCATCGGCCTGGTCTACCCTATTGCTACCCGAACAAACTTTTTCAAGGCCGCACACGCCTCTGAAACACCCGTGCCTTTCCCCAGCCAACCCGCTGAGCGGGTCGCAGCAGCTATGCTGCGTGGTATTCGCCGCAACAGTCGGGCCATATACCCCTCACGGCTATTTTGGGTGCTACGCTTTCCTCAGGCTTTGTATGAATGGATGAATTACCCTTATCAATGGTATTATGCGCGGGTGCTCCAAGAATGGAAAAAACGCAAAGCCTGA
- a CDS encoding alpha/beta fold hydrolase — protein sequence MTQQINTPRGCFALRDSGGEAFPVLMIHGWPETSYCWEHTLPYLPSSFRYIRPDTRGMGDSERTLAPEAYQKHELAKDILVLADTLGLGEFALVGHDWGGVIAQEMALLAPERVKALVVLNIFLLNNRSGSLLAQQKIRNQGARAEWYQVFQQQPVLAEAMIPGNEEVWIRYFVRSPLKNRQLPEDSLQAYIQAYSQPHTPTTAANYYRTMFEDVHRWKTLQNQPFTMPALIIYGQRDPVVIPEYFEGHQNCFTQLRGVVNIEAGHFVQEEQPEAVAMALTQFLEEVL from the coding sequence ATGACACAACAAATCAACACACCTCGTGGGTGCTTTGCCTTGCGCGACAGTGGGGGCGAGGCCTTCCCTGTTTTGATGATTCACGGGTGGCCCGAAACGTCTTATTGTTGGGAACATACACTCCCATATTTGCCTTCAAGTTTTCGCTACATCCGCCCTGACACACGTGGTATGGGTGATAGCGAACGCACTCTAGCACCCGAAGCCTACCAGAAACACGAGCTAGCCAAGGACATCCTCGTCCTAGCCGATACCTTGGGTTTGGGCGAATTTGCTCTCGTAGGGCACGATTGGGGAGGAGTCATTGCCCAAGAGATGGCTCTGCTTGCTCCCGAGCGGGTCAAAGCCTTGGTTGTGCTCAATATTTTCTTGCTCAACAACCGTAGTGGTTCGCTATTGGCACAGCAAAAAATCCGCAATCAAGGCGCTAGGGCTGAGTGGTATCAAGTGTTTCAACAGCAGCCAGTCTTGGCCGAAGCCATGATTCCGGGCAACGAGGAGGTCTGGATTCGCTACTTTGTCCGTAGTCCACTCAAGAACCGCCAACTCCCCGAAGACAGCCTTCAGGCCTACATTCAAGCCTACAGTCAGCCGCATACCCCCACCACTGCCGCCAACTACTACCGGACGATGTTTGAGGATGTACACCGTTGGAAGACCCTGCAAAATCAACCTTTTACAATGCCAGCCCTCATCATCTATGGCCAGCGCGACCCTGTAGTCATTCCGGAGTATTTTGAAGGACACCAAAACTGTTTTACACAGCTGAGGGGCGTTGTCAATATCGAAGCCGGACATTTTGTACAAGAAGAACAGCCTGAGGCTGTCGCAATGGCACTCACCCAGTTTTTGGAGGAAGTGTTATAG
- a CDS encoding iron-containing alcohol dehydrogenase, protein MENFVAYNPTKLYFGKSCVDKLGKEATQYGQKALVLIGKGSIKKNGILDKVLSQLKNAGIDSTVYEGIKSNPIYQDADAAVAQGKAFGATMVIAVGGGSVLDTAKAVAAGLYVAHSVWDFYTRKAQAPTQAAPLITVLTLAATGSEMNMFTVLQNDETGVKSGYGHPLLFPKASFLDPEYTYSVPLDYTAYGVADLISHVMELYFEPSDSPLSHYYSSDIIQLAIQYGRAVMNNPTDYDIRANIMWLATNALNGSLAAGKRGGDWGVHGFEHSLSVLFDIPHGAGLSIVYPAWLKSYQPDISTKLDFLAQRLLGPDAKGVDYINMLEKFYRDDLGIPTRLSEANIGTDKHALILENLRQNRVSGGFFQMDEARHQDLLNRMA, encoded by the coding sequence ATGGAAAATTTCGTTGCTTATAACCCGACCAAACTCTACTTCGGCAAAAGCTGTGTAGATAAGCTTGGTAAAGAAGCTACCCAATATGGTCAAAAAGCGCTTGTTTTGATTGGTAAAGGCTCTATCAAAAAAAACGGTATTTTGGATAAGGTATTGTCGCAGCTCAAAAATGCAGGTATTGACAGTACCGTATACGAAGGCATCAAGTCAAACCCCATTTACCAAGACGCAGACGCTGCCGTAGCGCAAGGAAAGGCTTTTGGCGCTACAATGGTGATTGCCGTTGGTGGAGGCTCGGTGTTGGATACGGCCAAAGCTGTGGCCGCCGGCTTGTATGTAGCACATTCTGTCTGGGATTTCTATACCCGCAAAGCCCAAGCCCCTACGCAAGCCGCGCCTCTCATCACCGTATTGACCTTGGCCGCCACCGGCTCGGAGATGAATATGTTTACGGTATTGCAAAACGATGAAACTGGTGTCAAAAGTGGCTATGGGCACCCGCTCCTGTTCCCCAAAGCCTCTTTTTTAGATCCAGAATACACGTACTCCGTACCGCTAGACTACACAGCCTATGGCGTAGCCGACCTTATCTCTCACGTAATGGAGCTGTACTTTGAGCCTAGCGATAGCCCGTTGAGCCATTATTATAGCAGCGACATCATCCAATTGGCTATTCAGTATGGCAGAGCCGTGATGAACAACCCTACGGACTACGATATTCGCGCCAATATTATGTGGTTGGCGACCAATGCGCTCAATGGGTCCTTGGCTGCCGGCAAACGTGGTGGTGACTGGGGCGTACACGGCTTCGAGCATTCGCTCAGTGTCTTGTTTGATATTCCCCATGGAGCAGGGCTTTCGATTGTATACCCGGCCTGGCTCAAAAGTTACCAACCCGATATCAGTACCAAGCTCGACTTCTTAGCCCAACGCTTGCTAGGGCCAGATGCCAAAGGAGTAGACTATATCAATATGCTCGAAAAGTTCTACCGCGATGACTTAGGTATTCCTACACGCCTCAGTGAGGCCAACATCGGAACAGATAAGCACGCACTTATCCTCGAAAACCTGCGCCAGAACCGTGTCAGTGGTGGCTTTTTTCAGATGGATGAAGCCCGACACCAAGACTTGCTCAATCGCATGGCCTAG
- a CDS encoding GNAT family N-acetyltransferase, with product MSNIHIRKGTTHDVERVHQLLLESAVHHNYPPEAVKTTPEQMRNDAFGERPAFSFFVAETETQDVVGAAIFYYTYSTWQGKTLYLEDIIVSRSQRGKGIGEQLFEVLAQEAVEHSAQRMSWQVAEDNDVGIGFYEKMNAQFDNQWMNCKLTRPQLKALADNAEAVAI from the coding sequence ATGTCTAACATACACATACGCAAAGGTACTACCCACGATGTCGAAAGAGTACATCAATTGTTGTTAGAATCTGCTGTACACCACAACTACCCGCCCGAGGCTGTGAAGACCACACCCGAGCAAATGCGCAATGATGCTTTTGGCGAACGCCCGGCATTTTCGTTTTTTGTAGCCGAAACCGAAACGCAAGACGTAGTAGGAGCGGCTATTTTCTATTATACCTATTCCACTTGGCAAGGCAAAACCCTCTATCTCGAAGACATTATCGTAAGCCGCTCACAACGTGGCAAAGGTATTGGCGAACAACTCTTCGAGGTATTGGCACAAGAGGCAGTAGAGCATAGTGCCCAACGGATGAGTTGGCAAGTAGCGGAAGACAATGATGTAGGCATTGGTTTTTATGAAAAGATGAACGCCCAGTTCGACAATCAATGGATGAACTGCAAGCTTACCCGTCCGCAGCTTAAAGCCCTAGCCGATAATGCCGAGGCTGTAGCCATATAA
- a CDS encoding fumarylacetoacetate hydrolase family protein produces MKIIAIGRNYAEHIAELQNERPTEPVVFLKPDTALLKDNAPFYHPSFSQDIHHEVELVLRICKEGKHIEPEFAHKYYDQIGVGIDFTARDLQSELKAKGLPWEKAKAFNGSAPVSGFLPMEHFPDKQHIDFGLKVNGEWRQQGNTSLMLYDFDYLVAHVSHYFTLKTGDLIFTGTPKGVAAVKVGDRLQAYIGEECLLDFEVK; encoded by the coding sequence ATGAAAATCATTGCCATAGGCCGTAATTATGCCGAACATATAGCCGAACTCCAAAACGAACGCCCCACAGAGCCGGTTGTATTCCTCAAACCTGATACGGCGCTGCTCAAAGACAATGCGCCTTTTTATCACCCCAGCTTCAGCCAAGATATTCACCACGAGGTGGAACTAGTGCTGCGCATTTGTAAGGAAGGTAAACATATTGAACCGGAGTTTGCCCACAAATACTACGACCAAATCGGGGTGGGTATAGATTTCACCGCCCGCGACCTCCAAAGCGAGCTCAAAGCCAAGGGTTTGCCCTGGGAGAAAGCCAAGGCCTTCAATGGCTCAGCACCTGTGTCGGGCTTCCTGCCAATGGAACACTTCCCCGACAAACAACATATCGACTTTGGCCTCAAAGTCAATGGTGAATGGCGACAACAAGGCAATACCTCTCTGATGCTCTATGACTTTGACTATCTCGTGGCACACGTGTCGCACTATTTTACCCTCAAAACTGGAGACTTGATTTTCACTGGTACACCCAAAGGTGTGGCGGCTGTCAAAGTCGGCGACCGCCTTCAGGCCTATATCGGCGAAGAGTGTCTGCTGGATTTTGAGGTCAAATAA
- a CDS encoding T9SS type A sorting domain-containing protein, which translates to MLSSPHMLVSYRHLLSFLCCCLWLQSFGQAQDLRIPDDPQGRIRHELEMLADPNTGKIPENIRLQELNYVYSSRANLQPSIQRANGYEVRNNATWTSRGPYNVGGRTRAVGIDSRNSNILLAGGASGGMYRSTDQGQNWTLVSNIGDHPSVTGIAQDPTSRDTWYYITGETAGNSASGGSAFFLGQGVFKSTDNGRTWQQLSSTIPVNRTQFGSGTRNEWQQCYDIAIDPVSGAVLVSNLRGIYRSTNGGTSWTQVVDASISQSGQWSHLDVVSTGTNSRLFYASTHSFGTQKGIFRSTDGINWTPITLPSSFPNVYRRIEIAIAPSNPDIVWFLVYESNTSNKLYRYQHSAGDWSDRSEQLPDIGGSVGNFNPQGGYNYVIKVKPDNPEYVFIGATNLHRSSDGFQSKQVSANTGPTQWIGGYSPANNVSSYPDHHPDIHTLVFLPGSNISAICGHDGGLSLTTDITTGTTGNTPVQWRSLNNGYLTTQIYAIAIDPYKGFDDKLMAGFQDNGNWITTSPKPDNLWGEERGGGDGAWNSIVTGTDIRYFSQQNGSILRNRSASPSSFNQIDGIQPSQASGQRFINPFILDKNVSNRMYYPAGLEMWRNNDLAAIESGFTFQGTTTGWVRLSTASLSSGSISALDVSKTPANVLYYGTNNGQIYRIDNAHLSSTPTRTNIYSDRGLPSDGFVSCITVDETDANRVFVAFSNYGIRSVFYTTNGGQTWTDISGNLEENPDGTGNGPSVRWVAIHRPEESGDVIYYAGTSTGLYSTTQLNGLNTVWTQEGANSIGNVPVVMIRTRAEDGLVAIGTHGRGAFNAKVGGKILVTSIEESLNAPTEKLVLFPNPTTDELIIALQQTQRELAKAEIYDLQGRLVQETLLRTFSGQDLSTTVSLSQLPAGTYLVRVITAEQVFNERLMKQ; encoded by the coding sequence ATGTTATCATCCCCACATATGCTTGTGTCTTACCGCCACCTTTTGAGTTTCTTGTGCTGCTGTCTTTGGCTTCAGTCATTTGGTCAAGCTCAAGATTTACGTATTCCTGATGACCCTCAGGGTCGTATCAGGCACGAATTGGAAATGTTGGCAGACCCCAATACAGGCAAAATCCCAGAGAATATTCGGCTACAAGAGCTAAACTATGTTTATTCTAGCCGTGCCAACCTACAGCCTTCTATCCAACGGGCTAATGGCTATGAAGTACGCAATAATGCTACTTGGACTTCTCGCGGCCCCTACAATGTAGGGGGACGTACGCGTGCTGTTGGTATCGATAGCCGCAACAGCAACATACTCCTAGCAGGAGGGGCTTCGGGTGGGATGTATCGCTCAACTGACCAAGGCCAAAACTGGACGTTGGTCTCCAACATTGGAGATCACCCTTCGGTTACAGGAATTGCCCAAGACCCCACCAGCCGCGATACTTGGTATTATATTACGGGCGAAACCGCTGGCAACAGCGCCTCGGGTGGGAGTGCCTTCTTCTTAGGTCAAGGAGTGTTCAAATCTACTGACAACGGACGTACTTGGCAACAATTGAGCAGTACTATCCCTGTAAACCGCACACAGTTTGGCTCAGGCACACGCAATGAATGGCAGCAGTGTTATGACATCGCGATAGACCCTGTCAGTGGAGCGGTACTGGTCAGCAATTTGCGTGGCATTTATCGTTCTACGAATGGAGGTACTAGCTGGACACAAGTAGTAGATGCTAGTATTTCTCAGTCAGGGCAGTGGTCGCACTTAGATGTGGTCTCTACTGGCACCAATAGCCGTCTTTTTTATGCCAGCACCCATAGCTTTGGAACACAAAAAGGCATTTTTCGCTCTACTGACGGCATCAACTGGACACCTATCACCTTGCCTAGCTCATTCCCTAATGTGTACCGCCGCATAGAAATTGCTATTGCCCCCTCTAACCCTGATATTGTCTGGTTTTTGGTTTATGAAAGCAATACCAGCAACAAACTCTACCGCTACCAACACAGTGCCGGTGATTGGTCTGACCGCTCCGAGCAATTGCCTGACATAGGTGGTAGTGTGGGGAATTTTAATCCTCAAGGCGGCTACAATTATGTGATTAAAGTAAAGCCTGACAACCCAGAGTACGTGTTTATTGGCGCTACTAACTTACACCGCTCATCAGATGGCTTTCAGAGCAAACAAGTAAGTGCCAACACAGGGCCTACCCAGTGGATTGGTGGTTATTCCCCTGCCAATAACGTATCGAGCTATCCCGATCATCACCCCGATATTCATACCTTGGTTTTCTTGCCTGGTAGTAATATCAGCGCTATTTGTGGGCACGACGGCGGCTTGAGCCTCACCACTGACATTACCACCGGCACCACCGGCAACACCCCTGTACAGTGGCGTAGCCTCAATAATGGCTATCTCACCACCCAAATATATGCCATTGCCATTGACCCCTACAAGGGCTTTGATGATAAACTAATGGCTGGATTCCAAGACAATGGCAACTGGATTACGACTAGCCCTAAACCTGATAATTTGTGGGGGGAAGAGCGTGGTGGTGGCGATGGGGCTTGGAATTCCATCGTAACCGGAACAGATATCCGTTATTTCTCCCAACAAAACGGCAGTATCTTACGCAATAGAAGCGCCAGCCCTTCTAGTTTTAACCAAATCGATGGCATTCAGCCTTCGCAAGCCAGCGGGCAGCGCTTTATCAACCCCTTTATCTTGGATAAGAACGTCTCGAATAGGATGTATTACCCTGCTGGTTTGGAGATGTGGCGCAACAACGACCTCGCTGCTATTGAGTCAGGCTTTACTTTCCAAGGGACTACCACCGGATGGGTACGCCTCTCAACAGCCTCTCTCAGCAGCGGCAGTATTAGTGCCTTGGACGTATCTAAAACACCGGCCAATGTTTTGTACTATGGTACTAATAACGGTCAAATTTATCGCATCGACAATGCGCACCTAAGCAGCACTCCCACCCGTACCAATATTTATAGCGACAGAGGACTGCCTTCTGATGGCTTTGTAAGCTGTATTACGGTAGATGAAACCGATGCCAATCGGGTATTTGTGGCATTTTCTAACTATGGTATCCGCAGTGTTTTTTACACTACTAACGGAGGGCAGACTTGGACGGACATCAGCGGTAACCTCGAAGAGAACCCTGACGGAACAGGCAACGGCCCTTCGGTGCGTTGGGTGGCTATCCATAGGCCTGAGGAATCAGGTGATGTTATTTATTATGCCGGGACAAGCACCGGTCTCTACAGCACCACTCAGCTCAACGGCCTCAATACTGTCTGGACACAAGAGGGTGCCAACAGTATCGGCAATGTGCCTGTGGTGATGATACGAACTCGCGCCGAGGATGGTCTTGTGGCCATAGGCACACACGGCAGAGGCGCTTTCAATGCCAAGGTAGGGGGTAAAATATTGGTAACTTCTATCGAAGAATCACTCAACGCACCTACAGAAAAGCTGGTGTTATTCCCCAACCCCACTACTGACGAGCTAATCATCGCTCTACAACAAACACAACGCGAGCTGGCCAAGGCCGAAATTTATGACCTCCAAGGACGTTTGGTGCAAGAAACTCTTTTGCGCACTTTCAGCGGCCAAGACCTGTCGACCACAGTAAGTCTGTCGCAGCTACCGGCCGGCACTTACTTAGTGCGGGTGATTACGGCAGAGCAGGTCTTCAATGAGCGCCTGATGAAACAATAA
- a CDS encoding PspC domain-containing protein yields the protein MEYSDDHIIQAYIEQVLKIQNQQTNISELELARIAADLGLSDQDRANIRARFDEYMLRGAGYSRYEDWDSAIEELGQAVTLSPANGEAVYLLANAYKQRWALRKSKDDFSKAKTYAKRAVHINPANENAIRLSAELNRGTATYTRNRKDRKFKATLGNDKDTVEFNLPIRPPSGHLRKSRVDRKIMGVCGGIAEYFGIDAAIIRVIFAAGAFMSSGTLIIVYLLLAYILPEK from the coding sequence ATGGAATACTCAGACGACCACATCATACAAGCCTATATTGAGCAGGTGCTCAAGATACAAAACCAACAAACAAACATCAGTGAGTTGGAGCTGGCACGTATTGCGGCTGATTTGGGGCTAAGCGATCAAGATCGCGCCAATATCAGGGCGCGATTTGATGAGTATATGCTCAGAGGGGCGGGTTATAGCCGATATGAAGACTGGGACAGCGCCATCGAAGAGCTGGGTCAAGCCGTAACACTTAGCCCCGCTAATGGAGAAGCTGTATATTTGTTGGCCAATGCATACAAACAGCGTTGGGCGTTGCGCAAGAGCAAGGATGATTTTAGTAAGGCCAAGACTTATGCCAAGCGCGCCGTGCATATCAATCCTGCCAACGAAAATGCCATCAGACTCAGCGCCGAGCTAAACCGGGGGACTGCTACCTATACCCGTAACCGCAAAGACCGTAAGTTTAAAGCCACACTCGGCAACGACAAAGACACGGTAGAGTTTAACTTACCAATACGCCCCCCTTCAGGGCATTTGCGCAAGTCGAGGGTAGACCGCAAAATTATGGGTGTTTGCGGCGGTATCGCCGAATATTTTGGCATTGATGCCGCTATCATTAGAGTCATCTTTGCCGCAGGAGCCTTTATGTCTTCAGGCACGCTGATTATTGTATACCTGTTGTTGGCGTATATTTTGCCTGAGAAATAA
- a CDS encoding haloalkane dehalogenase, whose amino-acid sequence MKVLRTPDVRFEGLTEYPFAPNYVQISPELRMHYLDEGQHPTETLLLMHGEPTWSYLYRKMIPLFTAAGYRVIAPDLIGFGKSDKPTELTDYSYQNHVDWMSTFLQKIDLQNLTLVCQDWGGLIGLRLAAENQERFKRITVSNTFLPTGQGKPSDAFLAWQQYSQTAPVLNIGKIVNGGCAIPLSAEAIAAYDAPFPDKDYKAGARIFPALVPTSPQDPAVPANLKAWEVYKQWQKPFLTAFGDKDPITHGGDTFFQKVVPGAQNQPHITLQNAGHFCQEDQGEAWAKAIIDWMQASV is encoded by the coding sequence ATGAAAGTCTTACGAACACCCGATGTGCGATTTGAGGGTTTAACAGAGTATCCCTTCGCCCCAAACTATGTGCAAATCAGCCCTGAGCTACGGATGCACTACCTCGACGAGGGGCAGCACCCTACCGAAACTTTATTACTGATGCACGGAGAGCCTACCTGGTCTTACCTTTATCGCAAGATGATTCCCCTATTTACGGCTGCTGGCTACCGTGTGATTGCTCCCGACCTCATCGGATTTGGCAAATCCGATAAACCCACTGAGCTGACCGACTACAGCTACCAAAATCACGTGGATTGGATGAGTACCTTTCTTCAAAAAATTGATTTACAAAATCTTACGCTTGTATGCCAAGATTGGGGCGGGCTGATAGGGCTTCGCCTCGCCGCCGAAAATCAAGAGCGCTTCAAGCGCATCACCGTCTCCAATACCTTTCTGCCCACCGGGCAGGGCAAGCCTAGCGATGCCTTCTTGGCTTGGCAACAATACTCCCAAACAGCTCCAGTGCTCAATATCGGCAAAATCGTCAACGGGGGCTGTGCGATACCATTGAGCGCTGAAGCCATCGCCGCCTATGATGCCCCCTTCCCCGATAAAGACTACAAGGCCGGCGCTCGTATTTTCCCCGCTCTCGTGCCCACCAGCCCCCAAGACCCGGCAGTGCCTGCCAACCTCAAAGCTTGGGAAGTATACAAACAGTGGCAAAAACCTTTTTTGACGGCCTTCGGCGACAAAGACCCTATCACACACGGCGGTGATACCTTTTTTCAAAAAGTTGTTCCGGGCGCACAAAATCAACCTCACATCACCCTCCAAAATGCCGGGCACTTTTGCCAAGAAGACCAAGGCGAAGCCTGGGCAAAAGCAATCATAGATTGGATGCAGGCTAGCGTTTGA
- a CDS encoding hybrid sensor histidine kinase/response regulator: protein MPRILIIDDDKLTRTGITKLLESKQYDVLQAENGQKGLILALQEHPEVIICDVMMPGMNGYEVLQKLQENRHTAGIPFIFLTSKADVKDIRAAMLLGADDYLIKPFDEKELLDSIRSKINKRKDSQTTQTLLHHTDQNKMLLHEKSAHEINTPLSGILMSTDLLLKRQGNLNKEEEKELLHIIHSSAKRLNNTLQNYQLYNILESLKEDEELRAFYASGLTQGFKRLAEETIDQVARDYGRYNDVIVELEESTLRIAAPHAQKIVKELVENALKFSEKGQIVQVLGKKHEDLYHLKIIDYGRGMEPWQMQNITAYRQFERAKYEQQGMGLGLYLAKALIELHQGVLRLDNNPSRGTIVTVSLRIQPSH from the coding sequence ATGCCGCGCATACTCATTATAGATGACGATAAATTGACCCGTACAGGAATTACCAAGCTGCTTGAGTCGAAACAATATGATGTACTTCAGGCCGAAAACGGCCAAAAGGGGTTAATCTTAGCACTTCAAGAACACCCCGAAGTGATTATTTGTGATGTGATGATGCCTGGTATGAATGGTTATGAGGTGTTGCAAAAACTTCAAGAAAATCGACATACTGCCGGGATTCCTTTTATTTTCCTCACTTCCAAGGCCGATGTCAAGGATATTCGTGCGGCCATGTTGTTGGGCGCTGATGATTATCTCATCAAACCTTTTGACGAAAAAGAGCTGCTCGACAGCATCCGCAGCAAAATCAACAAACGCAAGGATAGCCAAACCACTCAGACCTTGCTCCACCATACTGACCAAAACAAAATGCTCCTCCACGAAAAATCAGCACACGAAATCAATACTCCGCTCAGCGGGATTTTGATGAGTACGGATCTGCTGCTCAAGCGGCAGGGAAACCTCAATAAAGAGGAAGAAAAAGAGCTATTACATATCATCCATAGTTCGGCCAAAAGGCTCAACAATACCCTACAAAATTATCAACTCTACAATATTCTCGAATCTTTGAAAGAGGATGAGGAACTACGGGCTTTTTATGCCAGTGGCCTGACACAAGGGTTTAAGCGCCTGGCTGAGGAGACTATCGACCAAGTAGCCCGCGATTATGGGCGCTACAATGATGTGATTGTAGAACTAGAAGAGAGTACCTTGCGCATTGCTGCCCCACACGCTCAGAAAATAGTCAAAGAATTGGTAGAAAACGCACTCAAGTTTTCAGAAAAAGGCCAAATCGTTCAGGTATTGGGCAAAAAACACGAAGACCTCTATCATCTCAAAATCATTGACTATGGGCGCGGGATGGAGCCTTGGCAGATGCAAAACATCACCGCCTACCGTCAGTTTGAGCGTGCCAAATACGAGCAACAAGGAATGGGATTGGGCTTATACTTGGCCAAGGCACTCATCGAGCTGCATCAGGGGGTACTGCGCCTAGATAACAACCCTAGCCGAGGAACTATCGTAACAGTCTCTTTGCGAATCCAACCATCGCACTAG